Proteins from a single region of Hordeum vulgare subsp. vulgare chromosome 6H, MorexV3_pseudomolecules_assembly, whole genome shotgun sequence:
- the LOC123402473 gene encoding translation initiation factor IF-2-like → MARLATILSFGDHAEDGAFPDPREGYQQEHYEDEDDAASDASGDSFEFAFARPLAPAEGEHPAEALADDLFAHGRILPAYPVFHRRQAHDEASPTSATAPPSPDTYCAWAPRSAPGSPAREPAAFPKSASTGTGEAARRFRLRDILGSAGRSHSDGKEKFLFLQATPAAKPKPKSKTGALSAAPSPAAKKASQPQQKQSKKKAAAAAPTEMDMATAHRLFYSKPGGERTTTTTTKTSYLPYRPAIVGFFATAHALRPKHHPSY, encoded by the coding sequence ATGGCGCGCCTCGCCACCATCCTCAGCTTCGGGGACCACGCCGAGGACGGCGCGTTCCCGGACCCGCGGGAGGGCTACCAGCAAGAACactacgaggacgaggacgacgcggcgtcCGACGCGTCGGGCGACAGCTTCGAGTTCGCGTTCGCGCGGCCGCTGGCGCCGGCGGAGGGGGAGCACCCGGCGGAGGCGCTCGCGGACGACCTCTTCGCGCACGGCCGCATCCTCCCGGCCTACCCGGTCTTCCACCGCCGCCAGGCCCACGACGAGGCGTCGCCCACCTCCGCCACGGCGCCGCCCTCGCCGGACACGTACTGCGCGTGGGCGCCGCGGTCGGCGCCGGGGTCGCCCGCGCGCGAGCCGGCGGCCTTCCCCAAGAGCGCGTCCACGGGCACGGGCGAGGCCGCGCGCCGGTTCCGCCTGCGCGACATCCTCGGCTCCGCCGGCCGCTCCCACAGCGACGGCAAGGAGAAGTTCCTCTTCCTCCAGGCCACCCCCGCCGCCAAGCCCAAGCCCAAGTCAAAGACGGGCGCATTGTCCGCCGCGCCCTCGCCGGCCGCCAAGAAGGCCTCGCAGCCGCAGCAGAAGCAGAGCAAGAagaaggccgccgccgccgccccgacggAGATGGACATGGCCACCGCGCACAGGCTCTTCTACAGCAAGCCCGGGGGcgagaggacgacgacgacgacgacgaaaacgtcgTACCTGCCCTACCGGCCGGCCATCGTCGGCTTCTTCGCCACCGCACACGCGCTCCGCCCCAAGCACCACCCGTCGTACTAG